ATATTAAGGTCGCAATTAGAGAACTCAGAACCGTCTGAGGATGAAGAAGCAAATCTGCATTCACCAAAAAAAGTCTTAAGTGACTCTGCAAAAAAATCTTCTTTGAATACTAGTAATAGTAGTGACTGTGTAGACTGTGCTGATGTCAGTTGTAATTGCGCTGAACTTCTGAATATGACTCCTGATTGTAGCGTCGCCGATTGTAGTACAGTTGATTGTAGTTTTCTAGATTGTAGCGGTGCTGATTGTAGCTTTCTTGACTGTGGTAGCTGTGGGTAATTCAAGCTTTTGAATTTAACTAGTTTGAAAGCAATACACTTATGGTATATATGTATTACGGTAATTCTAGCAATTATTCGTAGATTTTAGGGGAAAAGCAGCAGTGGGCATATTAGTTGAGAATGTATCCAAACAATTTGGTAGTTTTAAAGCTGTCGATCGCGTAAGTTTGGAAATTAAAAGCGGTTCTCTTGTTGCGTTGCTTGGCCCATCAGGATCGGGAAAATCCACGCTGCTGCGCTTAATCTCTGGCTTAGAGTTACCAGATAGTGGCAAAATTTACCTGACTGGGAAAGATGCTACTTATCAAAGCGTACAGGAACGAAATATTGGGTTTGTATTTCAGCACTATGCTCTCTTTAAGCATAGGACTGTGCGCCAGAATATTGCGTTTGGTTTAGAAATTCGCAAAGCCCCAGCCAAGAGAATTCAGGCTAAGGTAGAACAATTATTAGAGTTAGTGCAATTAAGTGGATTAGGCGATCGCTATCCATCACAACTGTCTGGCGGACAAAGACAACGGGTAGCTTTAGCTAGAGCTTTGGCAGTCGAACCCGAAGTATTATTGCTAGATGAACCTTTTGGCGCGCTTGATGCGAAAGTTCGCAAAGATTTACGGGCGTGGTTACGCCGTCTTCACGATGAAGTTCATGTCACGACTGTTTTTGTTACCCACGACCAAGAAGAGGCTATGGAAGTCTCTGATGAAATTGTCGTAATGAATAACGGGCGTGTAGAACAAGTAGGAACACCAGAGCAAATTTACGATCATCCTGCCAGTTCCTTTGTCATGAGTTT
The genomic region above belongs to Calothrix sp. NIES-2098 and contains:
- a CDS encoding sulfate ABC transporter ATPase subunit, whose product is MGILVENVSKQFGSFKAVDRVSLEIKSGSLVALLGPSGSGKSTLLRLISGLELPDSGKIYLTGKDATYQSVQERNIGFVFQHYALFKHRTVRQNIAFGLEIRKAPAKRIQAKVEQLLELVQLSGLGDRYPSQLSGGQRQRVALARALAVEPEVLLLDEPFGALDAKVRKDLRAWLRRLHDEVHVTTVFVTHDQEEAMEVSDEIVVMNNGRVEQVGTPEQIYDHPASSFVMSFIGPVNVLPSSSRIFKSSGFEVPHPEVFLRPQDVIVETSANGATTPATVSRVIHLGWEVQVELSLDEGQVVMAHLTRDRYKELQLEPEQRVYVKPKDAKSFPLSYSI